One region of Streptomyces sp. CG4 genomic DNA includes:
- a CDS encoding DUF4232 domain-containing protein, whose translation MRAIPLTVTALAAALLLTACNDSGSKSADKNSSGCAIGGVSVQIGSASVAPKAGDTGEIPVSITNQSKPCTLDKFAGVSLNTGKAKTDMPQLKGAKAQRLKLAKGDSASFTISYVRGEASGKNSLDVKSVTITLPGTTASHSFPWSYGPVAVQPGGTAPNASVSAFQQVGD comes from the coding sequence ATGCGCGCCATTCCGCTCACCGTCACGGCCCTCGCCGCCGCCCTGCTGCTGACTGCCTGCAACGACAGCGGGAGCAAGAGCGCCGACAAGAACAGCTCGGGCTGCGCGATCGGCGGGGTCTCCGTGCAGATCGGATCGGCGAGCGTGGCACCGAAGGCCGGTGACACGGGTGAGATTCCGGTCAGCATCACCAACCAGAGCAAGCCGTGCACCCTGGACAAGTTCGCGGGCGTCTCGCTGAACACCGGCAAGGCCAAGACGGACATGCCGCAGCTCAAGGGCGCGAAGGCCCAGCGGCTGAAGCTCGCCAAGGGCGACTCGGCGTCCTTCACCATCAGCTATGTGCGCGGCGAGGCGAGCGGCAAGAACAGCCTCGACGTGAAGAGCGTCACCATCACCCTGCCTGGCACCACCGCCTCCCACAGCTTCCCCTGGTCGTACGGCCCCGTCGCCGTCCAGCCCGGCGGAACCGCCCCGAACGCCTCCGTGAGCGCCTTCCAGCAGGTCGGCGACTGA
- the rpsN gene encoding 30S ribosomal protein S14 — protein MAKKSKIAKNERRREIVARHAARRAELKEIIRCPSSSAAERLAAQRELRKQPRDASATRVRNRDQLDGRPRGYLRTFGLSRVNLREQAHNGFLPGVRRSSW, from the coding sequence ATGGCGAAGAAGAGCAAGATCGCGAAGAACGAGCGGCGCAGGGAGATCGTCGCCCGGCACGCCGCCCGGCGCGCCGAGCTGAAGGAGATCATCCGGTGCCCCTCGTCCTCGGCGGCCGAACGGCTCGCCGCCCAGCGCGAGTTGCGCAAGCAACCGCGGGACGCGAGCGCCACGCGCGTGCGCAACCGCGACCAGCTCGACGGCCGCCCGCGCGGCTATCTGCGCACCTTCGGCCTGTCCCGGGTAAATCTGCGCGAGCAGGCTCACAACGGATTCCTGCCCGGAGTCCGCAGGTCCTCGTGGTGA
- a CDS encoding DUF2786 domain-containing protein → MTRTASNASAVERAFRAALYDDTDTGLDTGASVLAADLAADAELARRGEEFVGTAWQRGWQPADVVRLVRRELEDVHVRLAAALIRAQAGRDRPRGRRWAAQLAELPEGPAREADRFAQATTALELYRLLLRLPTLEPLQDEPRRASGPAASRMPARIRALLAKAEATGYPEEAEALSAKAQELMARHSVDEALLAAEAPAPDAPGACRIGVEPPYEQAKAVLLDAVAGANHCRAVWNEPLGFSTVVGFEADLEAVELMYTSLLVQATHAMTKAEAAQRAGGRKRTKTFRQSFLAAYAHRVGDRLAAAAESQVTQDLLPVLATREIAVTDRLERMFPKTTTTRLRGVTDAAGWTEGARAADRAQVRARPRLE, encoded by the coding sequence GTGACCAGGACTGCCAGCAATGCCAGCGCTGTCGAGCGGGCCTTTCGCGCCGCGCTCTACGACGACACCGACACCGGGCTCGACACCGGTGCCTCTGTGCTCGCCGCCGACCTCGCCGCGGACGCCGAACTCGCGCGGCGGGGCGAGGAGTTCGTCGGGACGGCCTGGCAGCGCGGCTGGCAGCCCGCCGACGTCGTACGACTGGTGCGGCGCGAGTTGGAGGACGTGCATGTGCGCCTGGCCGCCGCACTGATCCGCGCGCAGGCCGGGCGGGACCGCCCGCGCGGGCGCCGCTGGGCCGCCCAGCTCGCGGAGCTGCCCGAGGGCCCCGCCCGCGAGGCGGACCGCTTCGCGCAGGCCACCACCGCGCTGGAGTTGTACCGCCTGTTGCTGCGCCTGCCCACGCTGGAGCCCTTGCAGGACGAGCCCCGCCGCGCTTCCGGCCCGGCCGCCTCCCGCATGCCGGCCCGGATCCGCGCGCTGCTCGCCAAGGCCGAGGCGACCGGCTATCCGGAGGAGGCGGAGGCCCTCAGTGCCAAGGCACAGGAGCTGATGGCGCGGCACAGTGTCGACGAGGCGCTGCTCGCCGCCGAGGCGCCCGCGCCGGACGCCCCCGGCGCCTGCAGGATCGGCGTCGAGCCGCCGTACGAACAGGCCAAGGCGGTCCTGCTCGACGCCGTGGCCGGCGCGAACCACTGCCGCGCGGTGTGGAACGAACCGCTGGGTTTCTCCACGGTCGTCGGTTTCGAGGCGGACCTGGAGGCTGTCGAGCTGATGTACACCTCGCTGCTGGTGCAGGCCACGCACGCGATGACCAAGGCGGAGGCCGCGCAGAGAGCCGGCGGCCGGAAGCGGACCAAGACCTTCCGGCAGTCGTTCCTGGCCGCCTACGCCCACCGCGTCGGCGACCGGCTCGCGGCCGCCGCCGAGTCCCAGGTCACCCAGGATCTGCTGCCGGTCCTGGCCACCAGGGAGATAGCCGTCACCGACCGGCTGGAGCGCATGTTCCCCAAGACCACCACGACCCGGCTGCGCGGGGTCACCGACGCGGCCGGGTGGACGGAGGGCGCCCGGGCGGCAGACCGTGCCCAGGTCAGAGCCCGCCCCAGGCTGGAATAG
- a CDS encoding Clp protease N-terminal domain-containing protein yields the protein MATNPNSTVSVRLDDLIEAIKKVHPEPLDQLQDAVIAADHLGDVADHLIGHFVDQARRSGASWTEIGRSMGVTRQAAQKRFVPKESADLDPSQGFSRYTPRARNVVVAAHKEALAARNPEGRPEHLVLGLLAEPEGMAAKAITAQDVFLDSVRQAATAALPPAADDVPDLIPYGPDAKKALELTFREALRLGHNYIGTEHILLALLEQENGEGVLNGLGITKDGTEKQIARMMSLLTEQKLPGVGEAAAEPTASED from the coding sequence ATGGCGACCAACCCGAACAGCACGGTGTCCGTACGCCTCGACGACCTCATCGAGGCCATCAAGAAGGTTCATCCCGAGCCCCTCGACCAGCTCCAGGACGCGGTGATCGCCGCCGATCACCTCGGTGACGTGGCCGACCATCTGATCGGCCACTTCGTCGACCAGGCCCGGCGCTCGGGCGCGTCCTGGACCGAGATCGGCCGGAGCATGGGAGTGACCCGGCAGGCGGCGCAGAAGCGGTTCGTGCCGAAAGAGTCCGCCGACCTCGACCCCAGCCAGGGCTTCAGCCGCTACACCCCCCGCGCACGGAACGTAGTAGTCGCCGCGCACAAAGAGGCGCTGGCGGCCCGCAACCCCGAGGGCCGGCCCGAGCATCTGGTCCTCGGACTGCTGGCCGAGCCGGAGGGCATGGCGGCGAAGGCGATCACCGCGCAGGACGTCTTCCTGGACTCCGTACGGCAGGCCGCGACCGCCGCGCTCCCGCCCGCCGCGGACGACGTCCCCGACCTCATCCCCTACGGCCCCGACGCCAAGAAGGCCCTGGAACTCACCTTCCGCGAGGCCCTCCGGCTCGGCCACAACTACATCGGCACCGAGCACATCCTGCTCGCGCTCCTGGAGCAGGAGAACGGCGAGGGCGTCCTCAACGGCCTCGGCATCACCAAGGACGGGACCGAGAAGCAGATCGCCAGGATGATGTCGCTGCTGACGGAGCAGAAGCTGCCCGGGGTCGGCGAGGCGGCGGCCGAACCCACCGCCTCGGAGGACTGA
- a CDS encoding GTP-binding protein, which produces MSLAVAVVGGLHAEARKAAVDRLLADVPGSVVLHHDLATATAGTVVRTVRDRGGILSAGETPLVNDCACCALREDLVPELRRLADDGTTRLAIVELWDSVEPKAMAEVVASGGLTVTAVITAVDPALVLPYLGNGDDLAEAGLAAAPTDQRTIADTFARQLEYAPVLAVADSPEADDEDRELLAQLHPTARQVPIGHGGLAGTTSTGAAAATTVPTADPAPTPDPAPTPDPAPTPDPAPTVDHPAAPGPEPTAASAPAPEPAAARAPEPAPESPAPQSPAPESPSPTPGPLALAALAGFDVEAAAAAQHPACALLPAEADNHGVSTLVWHRRRPFHPERLYAALEDLTCAAARSRGRFWLADKPDTLLHWDAAGGALCVESAGPWMAALPDAAWELVPPVRRAAAALDWHPEHGDCCNHLVFTSPGLDRDGLAHVLESCLLTDAEYAAGRDAWKRLPPAFDTLLEI; this is translated from the coding sequence ATGAGCCTCGCCGTGGCCGTCGTGGGCGGGCTGCACGCCGAGGCCCGCAAGGCGGCGGTCGACCGGTTGCTCGCCGACGTACCCGGCAGCGTCGTACTCCACCACGACCTGGCGACGGCCACCGCCGGCACGGTCGTCCGCACGGTCCGCGACCGTGGCGGCATCCTGTCCGCGGGTGAGACGCCCCTGGTCAACGACTGTGCGTGCTGCGCGCTGCGCGAGGACCTGGTGCCCGAGCTGCGTAGGCTGGCCGACGACGGCACGACCCGGCTCGCGATCGTCGAGCTGTGGGACTCGGTCGAGCCCAAGGCGATGGCCGAGGTGGTCGCCTCCGGCGGGCTGACCGTCACGGCCGTGATCACGGCGGTGGATCCGGCGCTGGTGCTGCCGTACCTGGGTAACGGCGACGACCTCGCCGAGGCCGGTCTCGCGGCGGCGCCCACCGACCAGCGCACGATCGCCGACACCTTCGCCCGACAGCTGGAGTACGCCCCCGTCCTCGCCGTCGCCGACTCCCCGGAGGCGGACGACGAGGACCGCGAGCTGCTCGCGCAGCTCCACCCGACAGCCCGCCAGGTCCCGATCGGCCACGGAGGCCTGGCGGGCACCACATCGACGGGCGCCGCAGCCGCGACGACCGTGCCCACAGCAGACCCCGCACCCACACCGGACCCCGCACCCACACCGGACCCCGCACCCACACCGGACCCCGCACCCACAGTGGACCACCCCGCCGCACCGGGCCCCGAGCCCACAGCGGCATCCGCACCTGCACCGGAACCCGCAGCTGCACGTGCACCGGAACCCGCGCCCGAATCCCCCGCACCACAATCGCCCGCGCCGGAATCACCCTCCCCCACGCCCGGCCCGCTGGCCCTGGCGGCCCTCGCCGGTTTCGACGTGGAGGCCGCCGCGGCGGCCCAGCACCCGGCCTGTGCCCTGCTGCCCGCCGAGGCCGACAATCACGGCGTGTCGACCCTGGTCTGGCACCGTCGCCGGCCCTTCCATCCGGAGCGGCTGTACGCGGCGCTGGAGGATCTGACCTGCGCCGCGGCCCGCAGCCGGGGCCGGTTCTGGCTCGCCGACAAGCCGGACACGCTGCTGCACTGGGACGCGGCCGGCGGGGCGCTGTGCGTCGAGAGCGCCGGGCCCTGGATGGCCGCGCTGCCCGACGCGGCCTGGGAGCTGGTGCCGCCGGTGCGCCGGGCCGCGGCCGCGCTGGACTGGCACCCCGAGCACGGTGACTGCTGCAACCACCTCGTGTTCACCTCGCCCGGCCTCGACCGCGACGGACTCGCGCACGTTCTGGAGTCCTGCCTGCTCACCGACGCCGAGTACGCCGCCGGGCGCGACGCCTGGAAACGGCTGCCGCCCGCCTTCGACACCCTGCTGGAGATCTGA
- a CDS encoding bifunctional 3'-5' exonuclease/DNA polymerase: MTDRWALAPAEDGGVEVAPLGPDGLPAGPVRRESDLAGAVRSRPEVTRWVWRSTPEVYPRLLATGVRVERCYDIEDAETLLLGHEGRHGEPRSAAAALARLRGGPVPPDPPQRSAEPGAQSTLFEATGTRLPLTDLLAVYAEQLRRHERTARPDRMRLLTAAESAGMLVAAEMNHAGVPWSAEVHRNLLHDLLGERYAGGGEPRRLAELADAVSAAFGRRVRPDLPADVIKAFAQAGIKVRSTRRWEIQSLDHPAVAPLLEYKRLYRIWVAHGWSWLQDWVRDGRFRPEFLAGGTVTGRWVTNGGGGLQIPKVIRRAVVADPGWRLVVADADQMEPRVLAAISRDPGLMEVAGRESDLYQSVSDRAFSGDRDQAKIAVLGAVYGQTSGDGLKNLAALRRRFPKAVAYVDEAARAGEEGRLVRTWLGRTCPPAAGSGEDTAEEAGIPIGEDDTDPQAAGLTAWVPGYASTNSRARGRFARNFVVQGSAADWALLMLAGLRRACAGLRAELVFFQHDEVIVHCPAEESDTVVQAIRASADLAGRLTFGETPVRFPFTTAVVECYADAK, encoded by the coding sequence ATGACCGACCGGTGGGCGCTCGCACCGGCCGAGGACGGTGGCGTGGAGGTCGCCCCCCTCGGCCCGGACGGGCTGCCCGCCGGGCCGGTGCGGCGGGAGAGCGATCTCGCCGGGGCGGTGCGGAGCCGCCCGGAGGTGACGCGCTGGGTGTGGCGGTCCACCCCCGAGGTCTATCCGCGTCTGCTCGCCACGGGGGTGCGAGTGGAGCGGTGCTACGACATCGAGGACGCCGAGACACTCCTGCTGGGCCACGAGGGCCGGCACGGCGAGCCACGCTCGGCCGCCGCCGCCCTGGCCCGCCTCCGCGGCGGCCCCGTACCACCCGATCCGCCCCAGCGATCGGCCGAACCGGGCGCCCAGTCCACGCTGTTCGAGGCCACCGGCACCCGCCTGCCCCTGACCGACCTCCTCGCGGTCTACGCCGAGCAGCTGCGACGGCATGAGCGGACCGCCCGCCCCGACCGGATGCGGCTGCTGACCGCCGCCGAGTCGGCCGGAATGCTGGTGGCCGCCGAGATGAACCACGCGGGCGTGCCATGGAGCGCCGAGGTCCACCGGAATCTGCTGCACGACCTGCTGGGCGAGCGGTACGCGGGCGGCGGCGAGCCGCGTCGCCTCGCCGAGCTGGCCGACGCGGTGTCGGCCGCCTTCGGCCGCCGGGTCCGCCCCGATCTGCCCGCCGATGTGATCAAGGCCTTCGCCCAGGCCGGGATCAAGGTGCGCTCGACCCGCCGCTGGGAGATCCAGTCCCTCGACCACCCGGCCGTCGCACCCCTCCTGGAGTACAAGAGGCTGTACCGCATCTGGGTGGCGCACGGCTGGTCCTGGCTGCAGGACTGGGTGCGCGACGGCCGCTTCCGCCCCGAGTTCCTCGCCGGCGGCACGGTCACCGGACGCTGGGTGACCAACGGCGGGGGCGGACTGCAGATCCCCAAGGTGATCCGCCGGGCCGTGGTCGCCGACCCCGGCTGGCGGCTGGTGGTGGCCGACGCCGACCAGATGGAGCCGCGCGTGCTCGCCGCGATCTCCCGGGACCCGGGCCTGATGGAGGTCGCCGGCCGCGAGAGCGACCTTTATCAGTCCGTCTCCGACCGCGCCTTCTCCGGCGACCGCGACCAAGCGAAGATCGCCGTGCTCGGCGCGGTCTACGGCCAGACCTCCGGCGACGGCCTGAAGAACCTGGCCGCGCTCCGCCGCCGCTTCCCGAAGGCCGTCGCGTACGTCGACGAGGCCGCCCGCGCGGGCGAGGAGGGCCGGCTGGTGCGCACCTGGCTGGGCCGGACCTGCCCGCCGGCGGCCGGATCCGGCGAGGACACGGCGGAGGAGGCGGGCATCCCGATCGGCGAGGACGACACCGACCCCCAGGCCGCCGGCCTGACCGCCTGGGTCCCGGGCTACGCCTCCACCAACTCCCGGGCACGGGGCCGCTTCGCACGGAACTTCGTCGTCCAGGGCAGCGCCGCCGACTGGGCGCTGCTGATGCTCGCCGGGCTCCGCCGGGCCTGCGCCGGCCTCAGGGCCGAGCTGGTCTTCTTCCAGCACGACGAGGTGATCGTGCACTGTCCCGCCGAGGAGTCCGACACGGTCGTCCAGGCCATCCGCGCCTCCGCCGACCTCGCCGGACGGCTGACCTTCGGCGAGACCCCGGTGCGCTTCCCGTTCACGACCGCGGTGGTGGAGTGCTATGCCGACGCCAAGTGA
- a CDS encoding BTAD domain-containing putative transcriptional regulator, with amino-acid sequence MRRCELRFGLLGPPVLYDRPPFGISSEISDTLSDKPAADGSDGSDNGVRAIGSPKVRALLAALLLEPGRVVSVESLKDALWGGAPPVSAQASLHNHVTRLRRLLDDPDRLRAVPPGYVLRVDHGELDVHVFDARVAEARAAHARRDWPGVVRACTAGLALWRGTPLSGLPADLGGYALVQRLVEARLFLLEWRYDAELSLGGARLAGTVPELAALVAEYPLREAYHRQLMLALHRTGRQAEALAVHRDLRARLVEELGIEPGPAVREAHVEVLRGSGEGQRRADQERAGLRRGADSPAHQHPQGAGQMEDRPEKQQAPSAPQQDAGSGARPDSRLSPRPAQLPAPPAHFTGRADARCELLHALTEPPAPAPAIAVISGMAGVGKSALALHVAHELRDRFTDGQLYVNLHGATPGMTPLTPAQALAALLRDLGAEPRSIPEHPDAAAALLRSLLAPARILLVLDDAANAAQVRPLLPAGPGCAVIVTSRSPLTALDGARRFPLAPLTGEDSAALLRAVSGREGLDARHALVELTGRLPLALRVVAARLVARRALTPDVLASQLAETGGRLWHLEYDDLSVRRSLAVAHDALAAAEREADRDAALALRRIGALDLPTYGAPLIARLTGTDERRAEAALDRLVDVALLEETAYGRYAPHDLVRDFARELADTGRDMGTRKGASAGKGRGTGVPGALPDAGAHPGTRLDAVHRTDSGEEPAPASACASSDSACDSELAALRWYAAVAERVLEAVVEPGLDLEDRRRTTSAQPAEHAVDVAELLSFESAEEAFGWGEVELENVVALVARNADTSDQLRAAHLSVLARLLFPYVQRGGRVAEMEVLGRAALGAARRLGDPAAEAYALGDLAGLHFMTGRHRDALALTDQSLEIWRRLGVVSRIRRCLNNRGLLLEGLGRFAESGEALRQSLAYSRQLNDPYGEAVTHSHLGNLYEHTDPRAAIEQHRRSLAIGDAIDAVIVQHSAHCNIGYAHLTLGEPAAAAGHFEKSLRILGGHGDWHGESQTRLGLVRALRQLGETERAGHECAELLRRADARADRYMGGLARHQHGLLLHARGQRSEAYDAWRAALAALDGTDEQAIATELRELLAQ; translated from the coding sequence ATGCGGCGGTGCGAGCTGCGGTTCGGACTGCTGGGGCCGCCCGTCCTGTACGACCGGCCGCCGTTCGGGATTTCGTCCGAGATCTCTGACACTCTTTCCGACAAACCCGCCGCCGACGGCTCCGACGGCTCCGACAACGGCGTCCGTGCCATCGGCAGTCCCAAAGTGCGCGCGCTGCTCGCCGCGCTGCTGCTGGAACCGGGCCGCGTCGTGTCGGTCGAGTCACTGAAGGACGCCCTGTGGGGCGGGGCGCCGCCCGTCTCGGCACAGGCGTCCCTGCACAACCACGTCACCCGGCTGCGCCGGCTCCTGGACGACCCCGACCGGCTCAGGGCCGTACCGCCGGGGTACGTACTGCGCGTCGATCACGGCGAGTTGGACGTGCATGTCTTCGACGCCCGGGTCGCCGAGGCGCGTGCCGCGCATGCCCGGCGGGACTGGCCGGGTGTCGTACGCGCCTGCACGGCCGGGCTCGCGCTCTGGCGCGGCACCCCGCTCAGCGGGCTCCCCGCCGACCTCGGTGGCTATGCCCTGGTGCAGCGCCTGGTGGAGGCCCGGCTGTTCCTGCTGGAGTGGCGCTACGACGCCGAACTCTCCCTGGGCGGTGCACGGTTGGCCGGGACCGTCCCGGAGCTCGCGGCGCTGGTCGCCGAGTATCCGCTGCGCGAGGCGTACCACCGTCAGCTCATGCTCGCCCTGCACCGCACCGGCCGTCAGGCCGAGGCCCTCGCCGTCCACCGTGATCTGCGCGCCCGCCTGGTCGAGGAACTCGGCATCGAACCCGGCCCGGCGGTACGCGAGGCGCATGTCGAGGTGCTGCGGGGCAGCGGCGAGGGGCAGCGGCGGGCGGACCAGGAGCGCGCCGGCCTCCGGCGGGGCGCGGACAGTCCTGCACACCAACATCCGCAGGGCGCAGGGCAGATGGAGGACCGCCCCGAGAAGCAGCAGGCGCCGTCGGCCCCGCAGCAGGATGCCGGGTCCGGGGCGAGGCCGGACTCCCGGCTGTCCCCGCGACCGGCCCAACTCCCGGCGCCACCTGCCCATTTCACCGGCCGCGCGGATGCCCGTTGCGAGCTGCTGCACGCGCTCACCGAGCCGCCCGCCCCGGCTCCGGCCATCGCCGTGATCAGCGGCATGGCGGGCGTCGGCAAGAGCGCGCTCGCCCTGCATGTCGCGCATGAGCTGCGGGATCGCTTCACCGACGGTCAGCTCTACGTCAATCTGCACGGCGCCACCCCGGGCATGACCCCGCTCACCCCGGCACAGGCGCTCGCCGCACTGCTCCGGGACCTGGGTGCCGAGCCCCGCAGCATCCCCGAACACCCGGATGCGGCAGCGGCGTTGCTCCGGTCGCTGCTCGCCCCCGCCCGCATCCTGCTGGTGCTGGACGACGCGGCGAACGCGGCTCAGGTGCGGCCCCTGCTGCCGGCCGGGCCCGGCTGCGCGGTGATCGTCACCAGCCGCTCGCCGCTGACCGCCCTCGACGGCGCCCGGCGTTTCCCACTCGCCCCGCTGACCGGCGAGGACAGTGCGGCACTGCTGCGCGCGGTGAGCGGACGCGAGGGGCTGGACGCCCGGCACGCGCTGGTCGAGCTGACCGGCCGGCTCCCGCTGGCGCTGCGTGTCGTCGCCGCCAGGCTCGTCGCCCGCCGCGCCCTCACGCCGGACGTGCTGGCGAGCCAACTGGCCGAGACGGGCGGGCGGCTGTGGCATCTGGAGTACGACGACCTGAGCGTCCGGCGTTCCCTGGCCGTCGCCCACGACGCGCTCGCCGCCGCCGAGCGCGAGGCGGACCGGGACGCGGCCCTCGCGCTGCGCCGCATCGGTGCGCTGGACCTGCCGACCTACGGCGCCCCGCTGATCGCCCGCCTCACCGGCACCGACGAGCGCCGCGCCGAGGCCGCCCTCGACCGCCTGGTCGACGTCGCCCTGTTGGAGGAGACTGCCTACGGCCGCTACGCCCCGCACGACCTGGTCCGCGACTTCGCCCGCGAACTGGCGGACACGGGGAGGGACATGGGGACGAGGAAGGGCGCGAGCGCGGGGAAGGGCAGGGGCACGGGAGTGCCGGGCGCCCTCCCGGACGCCGGCGCACACCCCGGCACGCGGCTGGACGCCGTCCACCGGACCGATTCCGGCGAGGAGCCCGCACCGGCCTCCGCCTGCGCCTCCTCCGACTCCGCTTGCGACTCCGAACTGGCCGCTCTCCGCTGGTACGCCGCCGTGGCCGAGCGGGTGCTGGAGGCGGTGGTGGAGCCGGGGCTCGATCTGGAGGACCGGCGGCGGACTACCTCCGCGCAGCCGGCGGAGCACGCGGTGGACGTGGCCGAGCTGCTGTCCTTCGAGTCCGCCGAGGAGGCTTTCGGCTGGGGCGAGGTGGAGTTGGAGAACGTCGTCGCCCTGGTGGCGCGGAACGCCGACACGTCCGACCAGCTCCGCGCCGCCCATCTCTCGGTGCTCGCACGGCTGCTCTTCCCCTACGTCCAGCGCGGCGGACGGGTCGCCGAGATGGAGGTACTGGGGCGGGCCGCGCTCGGGGCGGCGCGCCGGCTCGGGGACCCGGCGGCCGAGGCCTACGCGCTGGGTGACCTGGCGGGCCTGCATTTCATGACCGGCCGGCACAGGGACGCCCTCGCCCTCACCGACCAGTCCCTGGAGATCTGGCGGCGGCTCGGTGTCGTCTCCAGGATCCGGCGCTGTCTGAACAACCGTGGTCTGCTGTTGGAGGGGCTCGGGCGGTTCGCGGAGTCCGGGGAGGCGCTGCGGCAGAGCCTCGCGTACTCGCGGCAGTTGAACGATCCCTACGGAGAGGCCGTCACCCACAGCCACCTCGGCAACCTCTACGAGCACACCGATCCGCGTGCCGCGATCGAGCAGCACCGGCGCTCGCTGGCGATCGGGGACGCGATCGACGCGGTCATCGTGCAGCACTCGGCGCACTGCAACATCGGCTACGCCCATCTCACCCTGGGCGAACCGGCCGCCGCTGCAGGGCACTTCGAGAAGAGCCTGCGCATCCTCGGCGGCCACGGTGACTGGCACGGCGAGTCCCAGACCCGGCTCGGCCTGGTCCGCGCGCTGCGGCAGCTGGGGGAGACCGAGCGGGCGGGCCACGAGTGCGCCGAGCTGCTGCGCCGGGCCGACGCCCGCGCCGACCGCTACATGGGCGGCCTCGCAAGGCACCAGCACGGACTGCTGCTGCACGCGCGAGGGCAGCGCTCGGAGGCCTACGACGCCTGGCGCGCGGCACTCGCGGCCCTGGACGGCACGGACGAGCAAGCGATCGCCACGGAGCTGCGAGAGCTGCTCGCGCAGTGA
- the rpmG gene encoding 50S ribosomal protein L33, whose translation MARNELRPVIKLRSTAGTGYTYVTRKNRRNDPDRMTLRKYDPVVGRHVDFREER comes from the coding sequence ATGGCACGCAACGAACTACGCCCGGTCATCAAGCTCCGGTCCACCGCCGGGACCGGCTACACCTACGTGACCCGCAAGAACCGCCGAAACGACCCGGACCGCATGACGCTGCGCAAGTACGACCCGGTCGTCGGCCGGCACGTCGACTTCCGAGAGGAGCGCTGA
- a CDS encoding type B 50S ribosomal protein L31 — protein MRKGIHPEYGPVVFRDRAANHAFLTRSTLAAVPTGKTVEWADGNTYPVVDVEISNVSHPFYTGTARVLDTAGRVERFERRYGKRGGA, from the coding sequence ATGCGCAAGGGAATCCACCCGGAGTACGGCCCCGTCGTGTTCCGTGACCGTGCCGCGAACCACGCCTTCCTCACCCGCTCGACGCTTGCGGCCGTGCCGACCGGCAAGACCGTCGAGTGGGCGGACGGCAACACCTACCCGGTGGTCGACGTCGAGATCTCGAACGTCAGCCACCCCTTCTACACCGGCACCGCGCGCGTGCTGGACACCGCCGGGCGCGTGGAGCGCTTCGAGCGCCGGTACGGCAAGCGGGGCGGGGCATGA
- the rpmB gene encoding 50S ribosomal protein L28 translates to MSAHCMLTGARPGFGNRISHSHRRTSRRFDPNIQSRRYWLPSENRYVRLRLSAKGIKTVDTIGVDAAVARIRARGVRV, encoded by the coding sequence ATGTCCGCGCACTGCATGCTCACCGGGGCCCGACCGGGCTTCGGCAACCGCATCTCCCACTCCCATCGGCGCACCTCCCGCCGCTTCGACCCGAACATCCAGAGCAGGCGCTACTGGCTGCCCAGCGAGAACCGGTACGTCCGGCTGCGGCTGAGCGCGAAGGGGATCAAGACCGTGGACACGATCGGCGTCGACGCGGCCGTGGCCCGGATCCGCGCCCGAGGAGTGCGGGTCTGA